In Stenotrophomonas sp. 610A2, one DNA window encodes the following:
- a CDS encoding PilZ domain-containing protein, producing MNHTGIDHPAETELFNDTLSCELSLPAVFEANAKVRRPGSAEMLLRSIALVEDARNADDGSDDRNDNSLQLQRLEARLDLTLVLLGRLLQRESPAAGPVALRWSRHGLRLQRDQLAGIAPGTPGIVSLQPAEWLPDAIELPVVVIAEADTGQGPQLWLRLETQNEALLAAVERHLFRLHRKQIADSRRNR from the coding sequence ATGAACCACACCGGCATCGACCATCCCGCTGAAACCGAGCTGTTCAACGACACGCTCAGTTGCGAGTTGTCGTTGCCGGCGGTGTTTGAAGCAAACGCCAAGGTGCGCCGTCCCGGCAGCGCCGAAATGCTTCTGCGCAGCATCGCGCTGGTCGAAGATGCCCGCAATGCAGATGACGGCAGCGATGATCGCAACGACAACAGCCTGCAATTGCAGCGATTGGAAGCTCGGCTCGACCTGACCCTGGTGCTGCTTGGGCGCCTGCTGCAGCGCGAGTCGCCCGCTGCGGGCCCGGTAGCCCTGCGCTGGTCGCGGCACGGCCTGCGCCTGCAGCGCGACCAGCTTGCCGGCATTGCTCCTGGAACCCCCGGCATCGTCAGCCTGCAGCCGGCCGAGTGGCTGCCGGACGCCATCGAACTTCCGGTGGTCGTGATCGCCGAGGCCGACACCGGCCAGGGGCCGCAGCTGTGGCTACGGCTGGAGACCCAGAATGAAGCGCTGCTGGCAGCGGTGGAGCGGCATTTGTTCCGCCTGCACCGCAAGCAGATCGCCGACAGTCGCCGCAACCGGTGA